A window from Solanum stenotomum isolate F172 chromosome 7, ASM1918654v1, whole genome shotgun sequence encodes these proteins:
- the LOC125871245 gene encoding putative F-box protein At3g58860 — translation MTDILPDCLIQKILCLSFKEATRMSILSKTWLQEWLTLPNLEFTINCWEGNINTINTTMERYRKGNIPIQKFELLELFANSHEDFPLIDKWLDVALQNGVKDLYLNFTSYLVPILTILAAKTLRELVLRGSTLMSVSLSSSVVNCNSLRKLSLSHVRLDENMIQTLLNSCPLIASFILMYCSGNLRKIKSNSLKVLKIHHLFGIGEIDAPNLVSLDYMGNQIPELKIARESTQLEYSKIYVECINNLNAAWFCNLRKFLSNSSSWSEVTLYFINCGEINMTDLQMDHIGSIPHVDILNVNILQKNQTMECPTFVDALLWSCHPKRLNLHSNIKTITRFINRLMYMKSLSHSTSHGSTLWHCQLKEIKAFDGKNQSLQLRSWELAKRIVMEGKGKVHFLLDW, via the coding sequence ATGACTGACATATTACCTGATTGTCTCATTCAAAAAATACTATGTCTTAGTTTTAAAGAAGCAACACGGATGAGCATTCTCTCCAAAACATGGCTACAAGAATGGTTGACTCTTCCCAACTTGGAATTCACTATTAATTGTTGGGAAGGCAATATAAATACAATCAACACAACCATGGAGAGATATAGGAAGGGGAATATCCCTATAcaaaagtttgaattattagAGCTCTTTGCTAATTCTCATGAAGATTTCCCTTTGATTGATAAGTGGCTTGACGTTGCACTTCAGAATGGCGTAAAAGATCTTTATCTTAACTTTACATCATACCTCGTGCCTATTTTAACCATCTTGGCAGCAAAAACTTTAAGAGAATTGGTTTTGCGGGGTAGTACCCTTATGTCTGTTTCATTATCTAGTAGTGTTGTGAATTGCAATTCTTTGAGAAAGCTTTCGCTATCTCATGTAAGATTAGACGAAAACATGATTCAGACTCTACTTAATAGTTGTCCCTTGATTGCCTCTTTCATCCTTATGTATTGTTCAGGAAATCTTCGAAAGATCAAGTCGAATTCCTTGAAGGTCTTGAAGATTCATCATCTTTTCGGGATAGGGGAGATTGATGCTCCAAATTTGGTGTCACTTGACTATATGGGGAATCAAATTCCTGAACTTAAAATTGCAAGAGAGTCAACCCAATTGGAGTACTCAAAAATCTATGTTGAATGCATCAACAATTTAAATGCCGCATGGTTTTGTAACTTGAGGAAGTTTCTTTCAAATTCGTCCTCTTGGTCTGAAGTGACTCTTTATTTTATCAATTGTGGTGAGATCAACATGACAGATTTGCAAATGGACCACATAGGTTCTATCCCGCACGTGGACATTTTAAATGTCAATATTCTACAGAAGAATCAGACTATGGAGTGCCCAACTTTTGTGGATGCTTTGCTATGGAGTTGTCATCCCAAGAGACTCAACCTACACTCAAATATTAAAACGATTACACGTTTCATCAATCGTTTAATGTATATGAAGAGTTTGAGTCATTCTACTTCTCATGGAAGCACACTGTGGCATTgtcaattaaaagaaataaaagctTTTGATGGAAAAAATCAGTCGCTGCAACTCAGAAGTTGGGAGCTTGCAAAAAGGATCGT
- the LOC125871066 gene encoding putative F-box protein At1g49610 has protein sequence MADILPECLIQKILCFLSYTEATRMRILSKTWLQAWSTLPNLDFTTNRWEGNTMVDYSQLVDTIMERYRKGKIPIERFELLENINDSHKDFYFPLIDKWLDIALQNGVKDLFLQFTSYPTPILTILAGKSLRELVLRYCTLMPVSLSSGVVNCNSLRKLSLSHVTLDENTLDTLFNSCPLIVSFILQYCSALTMTLRKIKSDSLKVLKIHHLYGIEEIDAPNLVSLDYMGNQIPELKMARESSQLEHSKITILCRSSNAAWFCKLKKLLSNSSSSSKVTLQFFNCTEISMTDLQMDHIGSIPRVDVLDVYCPDQTMECQTFVDALLWSCHPRKLQLVSNIIGTITHFIDRLVYMKNSSHSTFHRSTPWHSQLKEIKAFDGKNQPLQLRSGELARTLNEGERVYFLLDW, from the coding sequence ATGGCTGACATCTTGCCTGAATGTCTCATTCAAAAAATACTCTGTTTTCTTAGTTATACCGAAGCAACACGAATGAGGATTCTGTCCAAAACATGGCTGCAAGCGTGGTCGACTCTTCCCAACTTGGACTTCACTACTAATCGTTGGGAAGGCAATACAATGGTAGATTATTCACAGTTAGTGGACACAATCATGGAGAGATATAGGAAGGGGAAAATCCCTATAGAAAGGTTTGAATTATTAGAAAACATTAATGATTCTCACAAAGACTTCTACTTCCCTTTGATTGATAAGTGGCTTGACATTGCACTTCAGAATGGTGTAAAAgatctttttcttcaatttacATCATACCCCACGCCTATTTTAACAATCTTGGCAGGAAAATCTTTAAGAGAATTGGTTCTACGCTACTGTACTCTTATGCCTGTTTCGTTATCTAGTGGGGTTGTGAATTGCAATTCTCTGAGAAAGCTTTCTCTATCTCATGTAACATTAGACGAAAACACGTTGgatacactatttaatagttgTCCCTTGATTGTCTCTTTCATCCTTCAGTATTGTTCGGCGTTGACGATGACTCTTCGAAAGATCAAGTCGGATTCACTAAAGGTCTTGAAGATTCATCATCTTTATGGGATAGAGGAGATTGATGCTCCAAATTTGGTATCACTTGACTATATGGGGAATCAAATTCCTGAACTTAAAATGGCAAGAGAGTCAAGCCAATTGGAGCACTCAAAAATCACTATTCTATGCAGGTCCAGTAATGCTGCATGGTTTTGTAAGTTGAAGAAGCTTCTATCAAATTCATCCTCATCCTCTAAAGTTACccttcaatttttcaattgcACCGAGATCAGCATGACAGATTTGCAAATGGACCACATAGGTTCTATCCCCCGGGTGGACGTTTTAGATGTATATTGTCCGGATCAGACTATGGAGTGCCAAACTTTTGTGGATGCTTTGCTATGGAGTTGTCATCCCAGGAAACTCCAACTAGTATCAAATATTATTGGAACGATTACACATTTCATCGATCGTTTAGTGTATATGAAGAATTCGAGTCATTCCACTTTTCATAGAAGCACACCTTGGCATAgtcaattaaaagaaataaaagctTTTGATGGAAAAAATCAGCCGCTGCAACTCAGAAGTGGGGAGCTTGCAAGGACCCTTAACGAGGGGGAgagagtttattttttattagattgGTGA